A single region of the Sciurus carolinensis chromosome 16, mSciCar1.2, whole genome shotgun sequence genome encodes:
- the Ripor1 gene encoding rho family-interacting cell polarization regulator 1 isoform X3, translated as MMSLSVRPQRRLLSTRVNRSQSFAGVLGSHERGPRNFQVLNPLGPPRKPPALSRVSRMFSVAHPAPKVPQPERLDLVYAALKQGLTAYLEVHQQEQEKLQGQIKESKRNSRLGFLYDLDKQVKSIERFLRRLEFHASKIDELYEAYCVQRRLRDGAYNMVRAYSTGSPGSREARDSLAEATRGHREYTESMCVLESELEAQLGEFHLRMKGLAGFARLCVGDQYEICMKYGRQRWKLRGRIEGSGKQVWDSEETVFLPLLTEFLSIKVTELKGLANHVIVGSVSCETKDLFAALPQVVAVDINDLGTIKLSLEVTWSPFDKDDQPSAASTVNKASTVTKRFSTYSQSPPDTPSLREQAFYNMLRRQEELENGTAWSLSSESSDDSSSPQLSGTARHSSVPRPLMQQPEPLPIQVAFRRPETLSSGPVDEVGAMAPVLANGHAPYSRTLSHISEASVDAALAEASVEAGDSENLALGPSSPVHPDPTQECPSCVPSAPDTSHSATSPTFSTTSPVPISIDPVPSAPRDSVHKATDSSPSKLPSPTHTTINSTCSAISPINSAPSFTSTTTHKPLLSTLTTTDSIPNTSGPGQTMAVWTHTTPSPTHTTTSSTHATTSPTHTTNLIHTTAGPTHKARMSTHTTPSAMSPAVQTTNSTVTTVNPSTSGDIAILPTLSADATLPGTNPLPCSHSASTPCIQANPTAPSTYFPSPVCSGWKPLTSPAPDPPEPILQSLSSPPSPLAPVPQHSELSLATATQVPVPGAIGGTGDRRLEEALGALMAALDDYRGQFPELQGLEQEVTRLESLLLQRQGLTRSRASSLSITVEHALESFSFLNEDEDEDDGPGDRPPSNHLEAGAEDSSDSPSAGPLSTGCPTLDAALVQHLHHCSRLLLKLGTFGPLRCQEAWALERLLREARVLEAVCELSRLWEIPATSAQDVVQFSASRPGFLAFWDQCTEGLSPFICPVERVLLTFCNQFGARLSLRQPGLAEAVCVKFLEDALGQKLPRRPQPSPGEQLTIFQFWSYVEALGSPSMETYVTETAEEVLLVRNLNSDDQAIVLKALRLAPEGRLQRDGLRALSSLLVHGNNKVMAAVSTQLRSLSLGPAFRERALLCFLDQLEDEDVQIRVAGCLALGCIKAPEGIEPLVYLCQTDTETVREAARQSLQQCGEEGQSAHRRLEESLDALPRIFGPSSMASTAF; from the exons ATGATGTCCCTGTCGGTGCGGCCGCAGCGCCGCCTGCTCAGTACCCGAGTCAATAGAAGTCAGTCCTTCGCAGGCGTCCTCGGCAGTCACGAGCGTGGGCCCAG GAACTTCCAGGTCTTAAACCCGCTGGGGCCTCCAAGAAAGCCCCCAGCGCTCTCCCGGGTGTCCAGGATGTTTTCTGTGGCTCACCCAGCACCTAAGGTGCCGCAGCCAGAGCGGCTGGACCTGGTGTATGCTGCCCTTAAGCAGGGCCTGAC AGCCTACTTGGAAGTGCACCAGCAAGAGCAGGAGAAGCTCCAGGGGCAGATAAAGGAGTCCAAGAGGAACTCCCGTCTG GGCTTCCTATATGATTTGGACAAG CAAGTCAAGTCCATTGAACGCTTCCTGAGACGACTGGAGTTCCATGCCAGCAAG ATTGATGAGCTCTATGAAGCATACTGTGTCCAGCGGCGTCTCCGGGATGGCGCCTACAACATGGTCCGCGCCTACAGCACTGGGTCCCCAGGGAGCCGAGAGGCCCGGGACAGCCTAGCTGAGGCCACCCGGGGACATCGAGAGTATACAGAG AGCATGTGTGTGCTGGAGAGCGAGCTGGAGGCACAGCTGGGCGAGTTTCATCTCCGGATGAAAG GGCTGGCCGGCTTCGCCAGGCTGTGTGTGGGCGATCAGTATGAG ATCTGCATGAAATATGGACGTCAGCGCTGGAAACTACGGGGCCGCATTGAGGGTAGTGGAAAGCAGGTGTGGGACAGTGAAGAAAcagtctttcttcctctgctcACAGAATTCCTGTCCATTAAG GTGACAGAACTGAAGGGCCTGGCCAACCATGTAATTGTGGGCAGCGTCTCCTGTGAAACCAAGGATCTGTTTGCTGCCCTGCCCCAGGTTGTGGCTGTGGACATCAATGACCTTGGCACCATCAAACTCAGTCTAGAAGTCACATGGAG CCCCTTTGATAAGGATGATCAGCCCTCTGCTGCTTCTACTGTCAACAAAGCCTCCACTGTCACCAAGCGCTTCTCCACCTATAGCCAGAGCCCACCAGACACACCCTCGCTTCGGGAGCAGGCCTTCTAT aATATGCTACGGAGGCAGGAGGAACTGGAGAATGGGACAGCATGGTCCCTGTCATCTGAATCTTCAGATGACTCATCTAGCCCACAGCTCTCAGGCACTGCTCGACACTCATCAGTCCCCAGGCCCCTGATGCAGCAGCCTGAGCCCCTGCCCATCCAAGTTGCCTTCCGAAGGCCTGAAACCCTCAGCTCTGGGCCTGTGGATGAGGTGGGGGCCATGGCCCCAGTCCTAGCCAACGGACATGCCCCCTACAGCCGGACTCTGAGCCACATCAGTGAAGCCAGTGTAGATGCTGCCTTAGCTGAGGCTTCAGTGGAGGCTGGGGATTCAGAAAACCTAGCCCTAGGACCTAGCTCACCTGTACACCCAGATCCCACTCAGGAGTGCCCCAGTTGTGTTCCTTCTGCCCCAGACACTAGCCATTCTGCCACAAGCCCCACTTTCAGTACAACCAGCCCGGTGCCCATATCTATAGACCCTGTCCCATCTGCACCTCGAGACTCAGTGCATAAGGCCACAGACTCTAGCCCTTCTAAGCTGCCAAGCCCTACCCACACCACTATAAACTCCACCTGTAGTGCCATAAGCCCTATCAATAGTGCTCCAAGCTTCACATCCACTACTACCCACAAGCCATTGCTCTCTACCCTCACCACTACTGACTCTATCCCCAATACTTCAGGCCCAGGTCAGACCATGGCAGTGTGGACCCACACTACTCCAAGTCCCACCCATACTACTACAAGTTCCACCCATGCCACCACAAGCCCCACCCACACTACAAACCTCATCCATACCACTGCAGGGCCCACCCACAAAGCCAGGATGTCAACTCACACCACTCCCAGTGCTATGAGCCCAGCAGTCCAGACCACAAACTCCACAGTTACAACTGTAAACCCTTCCACTTCTGGGGATATTGCTATACTTCCCACCCTTTCTGCAGATGCCACCCTCCCAGGCACTAACCCCTTGCCCTGTAGCCACTCAGCCTCCACTCCCTGTATTCAGGCAAACCCCACAGCCCCCAGCACTTACTTCCCAAGTCCTGTCTGTTCTGGTTGGAAACCCCTCACAAGCCCTGCCCCAGATCCCCCAGAGCCCATCCTTCAGAGCCTAAGTTCCCCACCGTCACCCCTAGCCCCTGTACCCCAGCATTCAGAACTTAGCCTGGCCACAGCTACTCAAGTCCCAGTTCCAGGGGCAATTGGAGGGACTGGGGACAGGAGACTGGAGGAGGCCCTCGGGGCCCTAATGGCTGCTCTGGATGACTATCGTGGACAGTTCCCAGAGctgcagggcctggagcaggAGGTGACCCGGTTGGAGAGTCTGCTTTTG CAGAGACAAGGCCTGACTCGCAGCCGGGCCTCTAGTCTCAGCATCACTGTGGAGCATGCCCTGGAGAGCTTCAGCTTCCTcaatgaagatgaagatgaagatgatggTCCTGGGGACAG GCCCCCAAGCAACCACctggaggctggggctgaggACAGCTCAGACTCACCCAGTGCTGGTCCCCTCAGCACGGGGTGTCCAACTCTGGACGCTGCCTTGGTCCAGCACCTGCACCACTGCAGTCGCCTCCTACTG AAATTGGGCACATTTGGGCCCCTGCGCTGCCAGGAGGCGTGGGCCCTGGAGCGGTTGCTGCGGGAAGCCCGAGTGCTCGAGGCAGTATGCGAGCTTAGCAGGCTATGGGAGATCCCTGCCACCTCTGCCCAAGATG TGGTGCAGTTCTCAGCCTCTCGGCCCGGCTTCCTGGCCTTCTGGGACCAGTGCACAGAGGGACTCAGCCCCTTCATCTGCCCTGTGGAGCGGGTGCTTCTCACCTTCTGCAACCAGTTTGGTGCCCGTCTCTCCTTGCGCCAGCCAGGCTTAGCCGAGGCTG TGTGTGTGAAGTTCCTGGAGGATGCTCTGGGGCAGAAACTGCCCAGGAGGCCCCAACCAAGCCCTGGGGAGCAGCTCACCATCTTCCAGTTCTGGAGTTACGTTGAAGCCTTGGGCAGCCCTTCCATGGAGACCTATGTGACTGAGACTGCTGAGGAGG TGTTATTGGTGCGGAATCTAAACTCCGATGACCAGGCTATTGTGCTGAAGGCCCTGAGATTGGCACCAGAGGGGCGGCTGCAAAGGGATGGGCTTCGGGCCCTGAGCTCCCTGCTTGTCCATGGCAACAACAAGGTCATGGCTGCTGTCAGTACCCAGCTCCGGAGCCTGTCACTGGGCCCTGCTTTCCGGGAAAGG GCCCTCCTGTGCTTCCTGGACCAGCTTGAGGATGAAGATGTGCAGATTCGAGTGGCTGGATGCCTTGCCCTGGGCTGCATCAAG GCTCCTGAGGGCATTGAGCCCCTGGTGTACCTGTGCCAAACAGATACAGAAACTGTGAGGGAAGCTGCCCGGCAAAGCCTGCAGCAGTGTG GGGAAGAAGGACAGTCTGCTCATCGACGGCTGGAGGAGTCATTGGATGCCCTGCCCCGAATTTTTGGGCCCAGCAGTATGGCCAGCACAGCATTCTAA
- the Ripor1 gene encoding rho family-interacting cell polarization regulator 1 isoform X2, with the protein MSAKKRGSPARTHSMMSLSVRPQRRLLSTRVNRSQSFAGVLGSHERGPRNFQVLNPLGPPRKPPALSRVSRMFSVAHPAPKVPQPERLDLVYAALKQGLTAYLEVHQQEQEKLQGQIKESKRNSRLGFLYDLDKQVKSIERFLRRLEFHASKIDELYEAYCVQRRLRDGAYNMVRAYSTGSPGSREARDSLAEATRGHREYTESMCVLESELEAQLGEFHLRMKGLAGFARLCVGDQYEICMKYGRQRWKLRGRIEGSGKQVWDSEETVFLPLLTEFLSIKVTELKGLANHVIVGSVSCETKDLFAALPQVVAVDINDLGTIKLSLEVTWSPFDKDDQPSAASTVNKASTVTKRFSTYSQSPPDTPSLREQAFYNMLRRQEELENGTAWSLSSESSDDSSSPQLSGTARHSSVPRPLMQQPEPLPIQVAFRRPETLSSGPVDEVGAMAPVLANGHAPYSRTLSHISEASVDAALAEASVEAGDSENLALGPSSPVHPDPTQECPSCVPSAPDTSHSATSPTFSTTSPVPISIDPVPSAPRDSVHKATDSSPSKLPSPTHTTINSTCSAISPINSAPSFTSTTTHKPLLSTLTTTDSIPNTSGPGQTMAVWTHTTPSPTHTTTSSTHATTSPTHTTNLIHTTAGPTHKARMSTHTTPSAMSPAVQTTNSTVTTVNPSTSGDIAILPTLSADATLPGTNPLPCSHSASTPCIQANPTAPSTYFPSPVCSGWKPLTSPAPDPPEPILQSLSSPPSPLAPVPQHSELSLATATQVPVPGAIGGTGDRRLEEALGALMAALDDYRGQFPELQGLEQEVTRLESLLLRQGLTRSRASSLSITVEHALESFSFLNEDEDEDDGPGDRPPSNHLEAGAEDSSDSPSAGPLSTGCPTLDAALVQHLHHCSRLLLKLGTFGPLRCQEAWALERLLREARVLEAVCELSRLWEIPATSAQDVVQFSASRPGFLAFWDQCTEGLSPFICPVERVLLTFCNQFGARLSLRQPGLAEAVCVKFLEDALGQKLPRRPQPSPGEQLTIFQFWSYVEALGSPSMETYVTETAEEVLLVRNLNSDDQAIVLKALRLAPEGRLQRDGLRALSSLLVHGNNKVMAAVSTQLRSLSLGPAFRERALLCFLDQLEDEDVQIRVAGCLALGCIKAPEGIEPLVYLCQTDTETVREAARQSLQQCGEEGQSAHRRLEESLDALPRIFGPSSMASTAF; encoded by the exons ATGAGCGCCAAGAAGAGAG GGAGCCCCGCGAGGACTCATTCCATGATGTCCCTGTCGGTGCGGCCGCAGCGCCGCCTGCTCAGTACCCGAGTCAATAGAAGTCAGTCCTTCGCAGGCGTCCTCGGCAGTCACGAGCGTGGGCCCAG GAACTTCCAGGTCTTAAACCCGCTGGGGCCTCCAAGAAAGCCCCCAGCGCTCTCCCGGGTGTCCAGGATGTTTTCTGTGGCTCACCCAGCACCTAAGGTGCCGCAGCCAGAGCGGCTGGACCTGGTGTATGCTGCCCTTAAGCAGGGCCTGAC AGCCTACTTGGAAGTGCACCAGCAAGAGCAGGAGAAGCTCCAGGGGCAGATAAAGGAGTCCAAGAGGAACTCCCGTCTG GGCTTCCTATATGATTTGGACAAG CAAGTCAAGTCCATTGAACGCTTCCTGAGACGACTGGAGTTCCATGCCAGCAAG ATTGATGAGCTCTATGAAGCATACTGTGTCCAGCGGCGTCTCCGGGATGGCGCCTACAACATGGTCCGCGCCTACAGCACTGGGTCCCCAGGGAGCCGAGAGGCCCGGGACAGCCTAGCTGAGGCCACCCGGGGACATCGAGAGTATACAGAG AGCATGTGTGTGCTGGAGAGCGAGCTGGAGGCACAGCTGGGCGAGTTTCATCTCCGGATGAAAG GGCTGGCCGGCTTCGCCAGGCTGTGTGTGGGCGATCAGTATGAG ATCTGCATGAAATATGGACGTCAGCGCTGGAAACTACGGGGCCGCATTGAGGGTAGTGGAAAGCAGGTGTGGGACAGTGAAGAAAcagtctttcttcctctgctcACAGAATTCCTGTCCATTAAG GTGACAGAACTGAAGGGCCTGGCCAACCATGTAATTGTGGGCAGCGTCTCCTGTGAAACCAAGGATCTGTTTGCTGCCCTGCCCCAGGTTGTGGCTGTGGACATCAATGACCTTGGCACCATCAAACTCAGTCTAGAAGTCACATGGAG CCCCTTTGATAAGGATGATCAGCCCTCTGCTGCTTCTACTGTCAACAAAGCCTCCACTGTCACCAAGCGCTTCTCCACCTATAGCCAGAGCCCACCAGACACACCCTCGCTTCGGGAGCAGGCCTTCTAT aATATGCTACGGAGGCAGGAGGAACTGGAGAATGGGACAGCATGGTCCCTGTCATCTGAATCTTCAGATGACTCATCTAGCCCACAGCTCTCAGGCACTGCTCGACACTCATCAGTCCCCAGGCCCCTGATGCAGCAGCCTGAGCCCCTGCCCATCCAAGTTGCCTTCCGAAGGCCTGAAACCCTCAGCTCTGGGCCTGTGGATGAGGTGGGGGCCATGGCCCCAGTCCTAGCCAACGGACATGCCCCCTACAGCCGGACTCTGAGCCACATCAGTGAAGCCAGTGTAGATGCTGCCTTAGCTGAGGCTTCAGTGGAGGCTGGGGATTCAGAAAACCTAGCCCTAGGACCTAGCTCACCTGTACACCCAGATCCCACTCAGGAGTGCCCCAGTTGTGTTCCTTCTGCCCCAGACACTAGCCATTCTGCCACAAGCCCCACTTTCAGTACAACCAGCCCGGTGCCCATATCTATAGACCCTGTCCCATCTGCACCTCGAGACTCAGTGCATAAGGCCACAGACTCTAGCCCTTCTAAGCTGCCAAGCCCTACCCACACCACTATAAACTCCACCTGTAGTGCCATAAGCCCTATCAATAGTGCTCCAAGCTTCACATCCACTACTACCCACAAGCCATTGCTCTCTACCCTCACCACTACTGACTCTATCCCCAATACTTCAGGCCCAGGTCAGACCATGGCAGTGTGGACCCACACTACTCCAAGTCCCACCCATACTACTACAAGTTCCACCCATGCCACCACAAGCCCCACCCACACTACAAACCTCATCCATACCACTGCAGGGCCCACCCACAAAGCCAGGATGTCAACTCACACCACTCCCAGTGCTATGAGCCCAGCAGTCCAGACCACAAACTCCACAGTTACAACTGTAAACCCTTCCACTTCTGGGGATATTGCTATACTTCCCACCCTTTCTGCAGATGCCACCCTCCCAGGCACTAACCCCTTGCCCTGTAGCCACTCAGCCTCCACTCCCTGTATTCAGGCAAACCCCACAGCCCCCAGCACTTACTTCCCAAGTCCTGTCTGTTCTGGTTGGAAACCCCTCACAAGCCCTGCCCCAGATCCCCCAGAGCCCATCCTTCAGAGCCTAAGTTCCCCACCGTCACCCCTAGCCCCTGTACCCCAGCATTCAGAACTTAGCCTGGCCACAGCTACTCAAGTCCCAGTTCCAGGGGCAATTGGAGGGACTGGGGACAGGAGACTGGAGGAGGCCCTCGGGGCCCTAATGGCTGCTCTGGATGACTATCGTGGACAGTTCCCAGAGctgcagggcctggagcaggAGGTGACCCGGTTGGAGAGTCTGCTTTTG AGACAAGGCCTGACTCGCAGCCGGGCCTCTAGTCTCAGCATCACTGTGGAGCATGCCCTGGAGAGCTTCAGCTTCCTcaatgaagatgaagatgaagatgatggTCCTGGGGACAG GCCCCCAAGCAACCACctggaggctggggctgaggACAGCTCAGACTCACCCAGTGCTGGTCCCCTCAGCACGGGGTGTCCAACTCTGGACGCTGCCTTGGTCCAGCACCTGCACCACTGCAGTCGCCTCCTACTG AAATTGGGCACATTTGGGCCCCTGCGCTGCCAGGAGGCGTGGGCCCTGGAGCGGTTGCTGCGGGAAGCCCGAGTGCTCGAGGCAGTATGCGAGCTTAGCAGGCTATGGGAGATCCCTGCCACCTCTGCCCAAGATG TGGTGCAGTTCTCAGCCTCTCGGCCCGGCTTCCTGGCCTTCTGGGACCAGTGCACAGAGGGACTCAGCCCCTTCATCTGCCCTGTGGAGCGGGTGCTTCTCACCTTCTGCAACCAGTTTGGTGCCCGTCTCTCCTTGCGCCAGCCAGGCTTAGCCGAGGCTG TGTGTGTGAAGTTCCTGGAGGATGCTCTGGGGCAGAAACTGCCCAGGAGGCCCCAACCAAGCCCTGGGGAGCAGCTCACCATCTTCCAGTTCTGGAGTTACGTTGAAGCCTTGGGCAGCCCTTCCATGGAGACCTATGTGACTGAGACTGCTGAGGAGG TGTTATTGGTGCGGAATCTAAACTCCGATGACCAGGCTATTGTGCTGAAGGCCCTGAGATTGGCACCAGAGGGGCGGCTGCAAAGGGATGGGCTTCGGGCCCTGAGCTCCCTGCTTGTCCATGGCAACAACAAGGTCATGGCTGCTGTCAGTACCCAGCTCCGGAGCCTGTCACTGGGCCCTGCTTTCCGGGAAAGG GCCCTCCTGTGCTTCCTGGACCAGCTTGAGGATGAAGATGTGCAGATTCGAGTGGCTGGATGCCTTGCCCTGGGCTGCATCAAG GCTCCTGAGGGCATTGAGCCCCTGGTGTACCTGTGCCAAACAGATACAGAAACTGTGAGGGAAGCTGCCCGGCAAAGCCTGCAGCAGTGTG GGGAAGAAGGACAGTCTGCTCATCGACGGCTGGAGGAGTCATTGGATGCCCTGCCCCGAATTTTTGGGCCCAGCAGTATGGCCAGCACAGCATTCTAA
- the Ripor1 gene encoding rho family-interacting cell polarization regulator 1 isoform X1 translates to MSAKKRGSPARTHSMMSLSVRPQRRLLSTRVNRSQSFAGVLGSHERGPRNFQVLNPLGPPRKPPALSRVSRMFSVAHPAPKVPQPERLDLVYAALKQGLTAYLEVHQQEQEKLQGQIKESKRNSRLGFLYDLDKQVKSIERFLRRLEFHASKIDELYEAYCVQRRLRDGAYNMVRAYSTGSPGSREARDSLAEATRGHREYTESMCVLESELEAQLGEFHLRMKGLAGFARLCVGDQYEICMKYGRQRWKLRGRIEGSGKQVWDSEETVFLPLLTEFLSIKVTELKGLANHVIVGSVSCETKDLFAALPQVVAVDINDLGTIKLSLEVTWSPFDKDDQPSAASTVNKASTVTKRFSTYSQSPPDTPSLREQAFYNMLRRQEELENGTAWSLSSESSDDSSSPQLSGTARHSSVPRPLMQQPEPLPIQVAFRRPETLSSGPVDEVGAMAPVLANGHAPYSRTLSHISEASVDAALAEASVEAGDSENLALGPSSPVHPDPTQECPSCVPSAPDTSHSATSPTFSTTSPVPISIDPVPSAPRDSVHKATDSSPSKLPSPTHTTINSTCSAISPINSAPSFTSTTTHKPLLSTLTTTDSIPNTSGPGQTMAVWTHTTPSPTHTTTSSTHATTSPTHTTNLIHTTAGPTHKARMSTHTTPSAMSPAVQTTNSTVTTVNPSTSGDIAILPTLSADATLPGTNPLPCSHSASTPCIQANPTAPSTYFPSPVCSGWKPLTSPAPDPPEPILQSLSSPPSPLAPVPQHSELSLATATQVPVPGAIGGTGDRRLEEALGALMAALDDYRGQFPELQGLEQEVTRLESLLLQRQGLTRSRASSLSITVEHALESFSFLNEDEDEDDGPGDRPPSNHLEAGAEDSSDSPSAGPLSTGCPTLDAALVQHLHHCSRLLLKLGTFGPLRCQEAWALERLLREARVLEAVCELSRLWEIPATSAQDVVQFSASRPGFLAFWDQCTEGLSPFICPVERVLLTFCNQFGARLSLRQPGLAEAVCVKFLEDALGQKLPRRPQPSPGEQLTIFQFWSYVEALGSPSMETYVTETAEEVLLVRNLNSDDQAIVLKALRLAPEGRLQRDGLRALSSLLVHGNNKVMAAVSTQLRSLSLGPAFRERALLCFLDQLEDEDVQIRVAGCLALGCIKAPEGIEPLVYLCQTDTETVREAARQSLQQCGEEGQSAHRRLEESLDALPRIFGPSSMASTAF, encoded by the exons ATGAGCGCCAAGAAGAGAG GGAGCCCCGCGAGGACTCATTCCATGATGTCCCTGTCGGTGCGGCCGCAGCGCCGCCTGCTCAGTACCCGAGTCAATAGAAGTCAGTCCTTCGCAGGCGTCCTCGGCAGTCACGAGCGTGGGCCCAG GAACTTCCAGGTCTTAAACCCGCTGGGGCCTCCAAGAAAGCCCCCAGCGCTCTCCCGGGTGTCCAGGATGTTTTCTGTGGCTCACCCAGCACCTAAGGTGCCGCAGCCAGAGCGGCTGGACCTGGTGTATGCTGCCCTTAAGCAGGGCCTGAC AGCCTACTTGGAAGTGCACCAGCAAGAGCAGGAGAAGCTCCAGGGGCAGATAAAGGAGTCCAAGAGGAACTCCCGTCTG GGCTTCCTATATGATTTGGACAAG CAAGTCAAGTCCATTGAACGCTTCCTGAGACGACTGGAGTTCCATGCCAGCAAG ATTGATGAGCTCTATGAAGCATACTGTGTCCAGCGGCGTCTCCGGGATGGCGCCTACAACATGGTCCGCGCCTACAGCACTGGGTCCCCAGGGAGCCGAGAGGCCCGGGACAGCCTAGCTGAGGCCACCCGGGGACATCGAGAGTATACAGAG AGCATGTGTGTGCTGGAGAGCGAGCTGGAGGCACAGCTGGGCGAGTTTCATCTCCGGATGAAAG GGCTGGCCGGCTTCGCCAGGCTGTGTGTGGGCGATCAGTATGAG ATCTGCATGAAATATGGACGTCAGCGCTGGAAACTACGGGGCCGCATTGAGGGTAGTGGAAAGCAGGTGTGGGACAGTGAAGAAAcagtctttcttcctctgctcACAGAATTCCTGTCCATTAAG GTGACAGAACTGAAGGGCCTGGCCAACCATGTAATTGTGGGCAGCGTCTCCTGTGAAACCAAGGATCTGTTTGCTGCCCTGCCCCAGGTTGTGGCTGTGGACATCAATGACCTTGGCACCATCAAACTCAGTCTAGAAGTCACATGGAG CCCCTTTGATAAGGATGATCAGCCCTCTGCTGCTTCTACTGTCAACAAAGCCTCCACTGTCACCAAGCGCTTCTCCACCTATAGCCAGAGCCCACCAGACACACCCTCGCTTCGGGAGCAGGCCTTCTAT aATATGCTACGGAGGCAGGAGGAACTGGAGAATGGGACAGCATGGTCCCTGTCATCTGAATCTTCAGATGACTCATCTAGCCCACAGCTCTCAGGCACTGCTCGACACTCATCAGTCCCCAGGCCCCTGATGCAGCAGCCTGAGCCCCTGCCCATCCAAGTTGCCTTCCGAAGGCCTGAAACCCTCAGCTCTGGGCCTGTGGATGAGGTGGGGGCCATGGCCCCAGTCCTAGCCAACGGACATGCCCCCTACAGCCGGACTCTGAGCCACATCAGTGAAGCCAGTGTAGATGCTGCCTTAGCTGAGGCTTCAGTGGAGGCTGGGGATTCAGAAAACCTAGCCCTAGGACCTAGCTCACCTGTACACCCAGATCCCACTCAGGAGTGCCCCAGTTGTGTTCCTTCTGCCCCAGACACTAGCCATTCTGCCACAAGCCCCACTTTCAGTACAACCAGCCCGGTGCCCATATCTATAGACCCTGTCCCATCTGCACCTCGAGACTCAGTGCATAAGGCCACAGACTCTAGCCCTTCTAAGCTGCCAAGCCCTACCCACACCACTATAAACTCCACCTGTAGTGCCATAAGCCCTATCAATAGTGCTCCAAGCTTCACATCCACTACTACCCACAAGCCATTGCTCTCTACCCTCACCACTACTGACTCTATCCCCAATACTTCAGGCCCAGGTCAGACCATGGCAGTGTGGACCCACACTACTCCAAGTCCCACCCATACTACTACAAGTTCCACCCATGCCACCACAAGCCCCACCCACACTACAAACCTCATCCATACCACTGCAGGGCCCACCCACAAAGCCAGGATGTCAACTCACACCACTCCCAGTGCTATGAGCCCAGCAGTCCAGACCACAAACTCCACAGTTACAACTGTAAACCCTTCCACTTCTGGGGATATTGCTATACTTCCCACCCTTTCTGCAGATGCCACCCTCCCAGGCACTAACCCCTTGCCCTGTAGCCACTCAGCCTCCACTCCCTGTATTCAGGCAAACCCCACAGCCCCCAGCACTTACTTCCCAAGTCCTGTCTGTTCTGGTTGGAAACCCCTCACAAGCCCTGCCCCAGATCCCCCAGAGCCCATCCTTCAGAGCCTAAGTTCCCCACCGTCACCCCTAGCCCCTGTACCCCAGCATTCAGAACTTAGCCTGGCCACAGCTACTCAAGTCCCAGTTCCAGGGGCAATTGGAGGGACTGGGGACAGGAGACTGGAGGAGGCCCTCGGGGCCCTAATGGCTGCTCTGGATGACTATCGTGGACAGTTCCCAGAGctgcagggcctggagcaggAGGTGACCCGGTTGGAGAGTCTGCTTTTG CAGAGACAAGGCCTGACTCGCAGCCGGGCCTCTAGTCTCAGCATCACTGTGGAGCATGCCCTGGAGAGCTTCAGCTTCCTcaatgaagatgaagatgaagatgatggTCCTGGGGACAG GCCCCCAAGCAACCACctggaggctggggctgaggACAGCTCAGACTCACCCAGTGCTGGTCCCCTCAGCACGGGGTGTCCAACTCTGGACGCTGCCTTGGTCCAGCACCTGCACCACTGCAGTCGCCTCCTACTG AAATTGGGCACATTTGGGCCCCTGCGCTGCCAGGAGGCGTGGGCCCTGGAGCGGTTGCTGCGGGAAGCCCGAGTGCTCGAGGCAGTATGCGAGCTTAGCAGGCTATGGGAGATCCCTGCCACCTCTGCCCAAGATG TGGTGCAGTTCTCAGCCTCTCGGCCCGGCTTCCTGGCCTTCTGGGACCAGTGCACAGAGGGACTCAGCCCCTTCATCTGCCCTGTGGAGCGGGTGCTTCTCACCTTCTGCAACCAGTTTGGTGCCCGTCTCTCCTTGCGCCAGCCAGGCTTAGCCGAGGCTG TGTGTGTGAAGTTCCTGGAGGATGCTCTGGGGCAGAAACTGCCCAGGAGGCCCCAACCAAGCCCTGGGGAGCAGCTCACCATCTTCCAGTTCTGGAGTTACGTTGAAGCCTTGGGCAGCCCTTCCATGGAGACCTATGTGACTGAGACTGCTGAGGAGG TGTTATTGGTGCGGAATCTAAACTCCGATGACCAGGCTATTGTGCTGAAGGCCCTGAGATTGGCACCAGAGGGGCGGCTGCAAAGGGATGGGCTTCGGGCCCTGAGCTCCCTGCTTGTCCATGGCAACAACAAGGTCATGGCTGCTGTCAGTACCCAGCTCCGGAGCCTGTCACTGGGCCCTGCTTTCCGGGAAAGG GCCCTCCTGTGCTTCCTGGACCAGCTTGAGGATGAAGATGTGCAGATTCGAGTGGCTGGATGCCTTGCCCTGGGCTGCATCAAG GCTCCTGAGGGCATTGAGCCCCTGGTGTACCTGTGCCAAACAGATACAGAAACTGTGAGGGAAGCTGCCCGGCAAAGCCTGCAGCAGTGTG GGGAAGAAGGACAGTCTGCTCATCGACGGCTGGAGGAGTCATTGGATGCCCTGCCCCGAATTTTTGGGCCCAGCAGTATGGCCAGCACAGCATTCTAA